Part of the Pseudomonas abietaniphila genome is shown below.
CGCCAACCCTGATCTGCCAGCGCGCCTGCGCCATCACCTGCCGCTGAACGCGTACGACCGCCCGACGTTCTTCGGCGGCACGGAAGTGGGTTACACCGACTATGCGTTCTATAAAGAAGAGGCGACGGCGTAAACCACCTTCCAATGGCGTTAAGGTGGTGATTGAACAATCACCACCGCTGTACACACCGAATGCGAAACAACCGGTGGGAGCGAATTCATTCGCGAGAAATCAATGTGGACGACAGCGCTTCATCGCCTGAAATAACGCCTCGCGAATGAATTCGCTCCCACCGTTTTTTCAGCGTACGACCAGGATATTTGCCATCAAGCAGACACCACCGCATAAATCCCCACCACGCTCAGCACCATCACCGTTGCGCCCAACACCACCACCTCACGCAGCGGCGCCGGGATGCGCTCGTTCTTCAGACCGCGGGCACTCTTGCGGTAGCGGGAATTAAGGGCGATCTGGATCAGCAGGCTGGCCGCCAGCGACACAATGATCGGCAGCAAGGCAACCAGACCGAAATGAGGAATCCAGCGAAGGAAGATCGTGCAGACGACGATCAGCGTCAGCAGCGTGCGCCGCCACGCCAGCAGCGTGCGTTCCGGCTGTAAACCCGGATCGTCGTGCCCCAGAGAGACCGGACCTCGGCGACTCACGACGCGCCATATATAAGGAAGACGATCAACCCCGCCGCCACCAACGCCCCACCCAGCGACAGAATCGGCACCAACACCGGCAACGGCAGCGGTTTGCGCTGACGCATCGCGCGCTCGACTTTCAGCCAACGGATGCAGGCGCTGGCGCTGACCAGCATCGCCAGCAACAGCAGCGACAATGCCACCGCGCGACGCAGGCCCGGGCTGAACACGTCGCCGGTGAACGCCTCGACGGCAATCCCGCCCGCCAGGAATGCCAGCGCCGTGCGAATCCAGGCCAAGAAGGTCCGTTCGTTTGCCAGGGTAAAACGCGGGTCGGGCTCGCAACCGCCGCCCAGCAATGACGCGGAGAGGCGATCACGGTCTGGAGCGGGAATTTTGCCAGGATCCGGAGAATTCATGTCACACCGAGGTCGGGTAGATGATCCCGATCATACCGGTCATCACCGCGAAAGGCCCGTATCGGCAGCGACATTGGTGTGTCTGTGGCCGTAACTCATTTGTAGGAGCGCGCTTGCCCGCGAAAGCCGACTTCCAGGCGATACATCTCTGTCGGACGTTCTTACGTCTTCGCGGGCAAGCGCGCTCCTACAAAGGTCATGCCTGGTGACGTTGCGCCAGATCCACCCATACCGGCCCGTTCGGGTACTCATAGCGCTCCAGCGTTTCGGCGGTCATTTCGATGCTGTAACCGGGACGTTGGGGCGGCATGTAGCGGCCACGGCGAATTACCACCGGGTCGAGAAAGTGTTCGTGCAGGTGATCGACGTACTCCAGCACGCGATTGTCCAGCGAACCTGACACCGCGATGTAGTCGAACATCGAGATGTTCTGCACGTATTCGCACAACCCCACGCCGCCGCCGTGCGGGCACACCGGCACATTGAACTTGGCAGCCATGAGCAAGACGATCAGCACCTCGTTCAGGCCACCGAGACGCGCCGCATCCAGCTGGCAGAAATCCAGAGCCTCGGCCTGGAACATCTGCTTGAACATCACGCGGTTGTGGCAATGCTCACCCGTTGCGACGCCAATGGGTTTGATGCGCTGGCGAATGGTCGCATGGCCGAGAATGTCGTCCGGGTTGGTCGGCTCCTCGATCCACCACGGTTCGAACGCCGCCAACCGACGCATGTTGCTGATCGACTCTTCGACGCTCCAGACCTGGTTGGCATCCATCATCAGCGTGCGGTCCCAGCCGAGCTCATCGCGCAGAATCGCGGCGCGACGCAGGTCTTCTTCAATGTCCGAGCCAATTTTCTGTTTGATGTGGGTCCAGCCGTCGGCGATGGCTTCGCGGGCCAGACGACGCATTTTCTCTTCGGAGTACCCCAGCCAGCCGGGCGCGGTGGTGTATCCCGGATAGCCTTCTTCAAGCAGGTGCGATTCACGTTCGGCTTTGCCGGGCACTTGC
Proteins encoded:
- a CDS encoding DUF202 domain-containing protein, translated to MSRRGPVSLGHDDPGLQPERTLLAWRRTLLTLIVVCTIFLRWIPHFGLVALLPIIVSLAASLLIQIALNSRYRKSARGLKNERIPAPLREVVVLGATVMVLSVVGIYAVVSA
- a CDS encoding L-fuconate dehydratase, encoding MTLIITSVSIRDIRFPTSLSLDGSDAMNSAPDYSAAYVVLHTDSRDGLEGHGLTFTIGRGNEICVAAIQSLAPRIVGLSLEEITADMGAFWHDVTAGDSQLRWLGPEKGVIHLATAALVNAVWDLWAKVEGKPVWKLLTDMTPEQLVKCLDFSYVTDAITPEEAIALLRRQVPGKAERESHLLEEGYPGYTTAPGWLGYSEEKMRRLAREAIADGWTHIKQKIGSDIEEDLRRAAILRDELGWDRTLMMDANQVWSVEESISNMRRLAAFEPWWIEEPTNPDDILGHATIRQRIKPIGVATGEHCHNRVMFKQMFQAEALDFCQLDAARLGGLNEVLIVLLMAAKFNVPVCPHGGGVGLCEYVQNISMFDYIAVSGSLDNRVLEYVDHLHEHFLDPVVIRRGRYMPPQRPGYSIEMTAETLERYEYPNGPVWVDLAQRHQA
- a CDS encoding YidH family protein, which gives rise to MNSPDPGKIPAPDRDRLSASLLGGGCEPDPRFTLANERTFLAWIRTALAFLAGGIAVEAFTGDVFSPGLRRAVALSLLLLAMLVSASACIRWLKVERAMRQRKPLPLPVLVPILSLGGALVAAGLIVFLIYGAS